The following proteins come from a genomic window of Maniola jurtina chromosome 15, ilManJurt1.1, whole genome shotgun sequence:
- the LOC123872582 gene encoding replication protein A 32 kDa subunit: MWNDQSVAGGGFFNTQNQFGNVNTPNQAQKSGRRASRTAPIVIKQALHCGDDGVKIWGTEIQIVSIVARIRNIRVQSTKITYTIQDITGRMRAVLWLDMEAMDEDDKSAPKVQVNDYIQVYGNVKTNKGKKVLMAFKIMPITDINAITFHYLQCINNKLKMEADSKKAKTETSNATFTSGLPANSMVGMNDNTSVNGLNPRQMMVYNLIRASTLEQGISKQDMFASLKDKMSHVEFENTLEWMCGEGHIYSTIDEEHFRATDA, translated from the exons ATGTGGAATG ATCAATCAGTTGCGGGTGGTGGATTTTTCAATACACAAAATCAATTTGGAAATGTTAACACTCCAAATCAAGCTCAAAAATCG gGAAGAAGAGCTTCTCGAACTGCCCCTATTGTGATAAAACAGGCATTGCATTGTGGAGATGATGGGGTGAAGATTTGGGGAACAGAAATCCAAATTGTATCAATAGTGGCCCGAATAAGGAATATAAGAGTACAAAGTACCAAAATAACATACACCATACAAGATATTACTGGGAGAATGAGAGCAGTGCTGTGGCTAGATATGGAAGCAATGGATGAAGAT gaTAAATCAGCTCCAAAAGTGCAGGTCAATGATTACATACAGGTGTACGGAAATGTAAAAACTAATAAAGGTAAAAAAGTTCTTATGGCATTCAAAATAATGCCAATAACCGATATTAACGCCATAACATTCCACTATCTACAATGCATCAATAACAAACTGAAGATGGAAGCAGATTCTAagaag GCAAAAACTGAAACATCAAATGCTACATTCACAAGTGGTTTGCCAGCTAATTCCATGGTTGGTATGAATGATAACACCTCAGTGAATGGATTAAATCCCAGGCAAATGATGGTCTATAACCTTATTAGAGCATCCACTCTTGAGCAAGGCATAAGTAAACAAGACATGTTTGCCAGTCTGAAAGACAAGATGTCCCATGTTGAATTTGA AAATACCCTGGAATGGATGTGTGGTGAGGGGCACATATACTCCACTATTGATGAAGAACATTTCCGTGCGACAGATGCCTAA